A section of the Styela clava chromosome 9, kaStyClav1.hap1.2, whole genome shotgun sequence genome encodes:
- the LOC120340224 gene encoding b(0,+)-type amino acid transporter 1-like isoform X1 — protein MTLRNNRTKYEKIPLKDSSSGDDDSGTHSSESPTIKKKSLIKLKREIGIFSGVCLVVSTMIGSGIFVVPTGVLKYCDGDVKLSILIWGIGGMIAMLAALCVCELGASIPESGSWMTFIHYSFGPLLSFIFTWMTVVVSAPEGLAAQFIALGEYMTRLYFEAGKCEVPNATLLKKLLGVPVALVIMVLNMTKVKWAVRLQIFCAFGKVVALVGISTVGFIQLLKDSTVARNNFMPGPSNASSLTERDSHLVSTGVGISAISLAIYQGLWAYDGFEVVTIVTEEVKNPSRSLPIITIIAVPLVTLLYMIVNVAYFSVLTPSEMLSSHAVAVTFGQRVHPFLAYLMTLSVCMSLIGSINGHFLATARVPFVAGRLGHMPEFLSMAHVRYYSPVPAILISMGLGALMLLQSNFDVLVTASLFTMWGFRGLSFIGLLYLRVKRKDLHRPYKVYTATAVMAILVSAYLIAVPLVFQPEPLYILSVVLIAVFAVMYKFVEKGKLRMSGIGPVSIFLQKVLLVAPTSRVAHHTT, from the exons ATGACTTTACGAAACAATCgtacaaaatatgaaaagataCCACTTAAAGATTCGTCTTCAGGTGACGACGATTCGGGGACTCATTCTAGCGAAAGTCcaacaataaaaaagaaatcTCTAATCAAATTAAAACGAGAAATTGGAATATTTTCTGGGGTTTGTCTTGTCGTGAGCACCATGATAGGATCAGGGATTTTTGTCGTCCCAACTGGAGTTTTAAAATACTGTGACGGGGATGTAAAATTGAGTATTCTAATCTGGGGTATCGGAGGCATGATTGCAATGCTGGCAGCATTATGTGTTTGCGAACTTGGGGCTTCAATACCCGAATCAGGGTCTTGGATGACTTTTATTCACTACTCCTTTGGACCGCtattatcatttatatttaccTGGATGACTGTGGTTGTATCGGCACCCGAGGGATTAGCTGCGCAGTTTATAGCGCTCGGGGAATACATGACAAGACTGTACTTTGAGGCTGGGAAATGTGAAGTTCCTAACGCGACTTTGCTGAAGAAGTTACTCGGCGTTCCTGTTGCATTGGTGATTATGGTGTTAAACATGACGAAAGTGAAATGGGCCGTCAGACTGCAg ATTTTCTGTGCTTTCGGAAAAGTCGTTGCACTAGTTGGAATATCAACAGTCGGATTTATTCAACTTTTGAAAGACAGCACCGTTGCCAGAAATAATTTTATGCCTGGACCATCGAACGCAAGCTCCTTGACTGAAAG AGACAGTCATTTAGTCTCAACTGGAGTCGGGATAAGCGCAATAAGTTTGGCAATATATCAAGGACTATGGGCGTATGATGGGTTTGAAGTTGTTACAATCGTAACTGAAGAGGTCAAGAACCCTTCACGGTCGTTGCCGATTATAACAATCATCGCTGTACCGCTGGTAACGTTGTTATACATGATTGTGAACGTGGCATATTTTTCAG TTTTGACACCTTCAGAGATGTTATCCTCGCATGCAGTAGCGGTTACATTCGGCCAGCGTGTTCACCCATTCCTGGCCTATTTGATGACGCTTTCTGTTTGCATGTCTCTGATTGGATCAATCAACGGACACTTCCTGGCAACGGCAAGGGTACCATTTGTAGCGGGGCGACTCGGACATATGCCTGAG TTTCTCTCCATGGCGCATGTCCGTTACTACTCTCCTGTTCCGGCTATCTTAATATCTATGGGCTTGGGTGCTTTAATGCTTCTTCAAAGCAATTTCGACGTTCTTGTCACTGCCAGTCTGTTCACTATGTGGGGATTCAGAGGTCTCTCGTTCATTGGACTTCTGTATCTCAGAGTGAAACGAAAAGACCTTCACAGACCTTATAAA GTCTACACGGCAACAGCAGTCATGGCTATACTTGTGTCAGCATATTTAATAGCGGTACCATTAGTATTCCAGCCAGAGCCGTTATACATTCTATCCGTCGTTTTGATTGCAGTTTTTGCTGTTATGTATAAGTTTGTAGAAAAGGGGAAATTACGAATGTCTGGTATCGGACCTGTTTCCATATTTCTACAAAAAGTTCTTCTCGTCGCACCTACATCACGTGTGGCACATCACACGACTTGA
- the LOC120340224 gene encoding b(0,+)-type amino acid transporter 1-like isoform X2: protein MTLRNNRTKYEKIPLKDSSSGDDDSGTHSSESPTIKKKSLIKLKREIGIFSGVCLVVSTMIGSGIFVVPTGVLKYCDGDVKLSILIWGIGGMIAMLAALCVCELGASIPESGSWMTFIHYSFGPLLSFIFTWMTVVVSAPEGLAAQFIALGEYMTRLYFEAGKCEVPNATLLKKLLGVPVALVIMVLNMTKVKWAVRLQIFCAFGKVVALVGISTVGFIQLLKDSTVARNNFMPGPSNASSLTESHLVSTGVGISAISLAIYQGLWAYDGFEVVTIVTEEVKNPSRSLPIITIIAVPLVTLLYMIVNVAYFSVLTPSEMLSSHAVAVTFGQRVHPFLAYLMTLSVCMSLIGSINGHFLATARVPFVAGRLGHMPEFLSMAHVRYYSPVPAILISMGLGALMLLQSNFDVLVTASLFTMWGFRGLSFIGLLYLRVKRKDLHRPYKVYTATAVMAILVSAYLIAVPLVFQPEPLYILSVVLIAVFAVMYKFVEKGKLRMSGIGPVSIFLQKVLLVAPTSRVAHHTT, encoded by the exons ATGACTTTACGAAACAATCgtacaaaatatgaaaagataCCACTTAAAGATTCGTCTTCAGGTGACGACGATTCGGGGACTCATTCTAGCGAAAGTCcaacaataaaaaagaaatcTCTAATCAAATTAAAACGAGAAATTGGAATATTTTCTGGGGTTTGTCTTGTCGTGAGCACCATGATAGGATCAGGGATTTTTGTCGTCCCAACTGGAGTTTTAAAATACTGTGACGGGGATGTAAAATTGAGTATTCTAATCTGGGGTATCGGAGGCATGATTGCAATGCTGGCAGCATTATGTGTTTGCGAACTTGGGGCTTCAATACCCGAATCAGGGTCTTGGATGACTTTTATTCACTACTCCTTTGGACCGCtattatcatttatatttaccTGGATGACTGTGGTTGTATCGGCACCCGAGGGATTAGCTGCGCAGTTTATAGCGCTCGGGGAATACATGACAAGACTGTACTTTGAGGCTGGGAAATGTGAAGTTCCTAACGCGACTTTGCTGAAGAAGTTACTCGGCGTTCCTGTTGCATTGGTGATTATGGTGTTAAACATGACGAAAGTGAAATGGGCCGTCAGACTGCAg ATTTTCTGTGCTTTCGGAAAAGTCGTTGCACTAGTTGGAATATCAACAGTCGGATTTATTCAACTTTTGAAAGACAGCACCGTTGCCAGAAATAATTTTATGCCTGGACCATCGAACGCAAGCTCCTTGACTGAAAG TCATTTAGTCTCAACTGGAGTCGGGATAAGCGCAATAAGTTTGGCAATATATCAAGGACTATGGGCGTATGATGGGTTTGAAGTTGTTACAATCGTAACTGAAGAGGTCAAGAACCCTTCACGGTCGTTGCCGATTATAACAATCATCGCTGTACCGCTGGTAACGTTGTTATACATGATTGTGAACGTGGCATATTTTTCAG TTTTGACACCTTCAGAGATGTTATCCTCGCATGCAGTAGCGGTTACATTCGGCCAGCGTGTTCACCCATTCCTGGCCTATTTGATGACGCTTTCTGTTTGCATGTCTCTGATTGGATCAATCAACGGACACTTCCTGGCAACGGCAAGGGTACCATTTGTAGCGGGGCGACTCGGACATATGCCTGAG TTTCTCTCCATGGCGCATGTCCGTTACTACTCTCCTGTTCCGGCTATCTTAATATCTATGGGCTTGGGTGCTTTAATGCTTCTTCAAAGCAATTTCGACGTTCTTGTCACTGCCAGTCTGTTCACTATGTGGGGATTCAGAGGTCTCTCGTTCATTGGACTTCTGTATCTCAGAGTGAAACGAAAAGACCTTCACAGACCTTATAAA GTCTACACGGCAACAGCAGTCATGGCTATACTTGTGTCAGCATATTTAATAGCGGTACCATTAGTATTCCAGCCAGAGCCGTTATACATTCTATCCGTCGTTTTGATTGCAGTTTTTGCTGTTATGTATAAGTTTGTAGAAAAGGGGAAATTACGAATGTCTGGTATCGGACCTGTTTCCATATTTCTACAAAAAGTTCTTCTCGTCGCACCTACATCACGTGTGGCACATCACACGACTTGA